CCGAGGTCGTCGAGATAGACGCAGGCCGTCGGATCGACGTCGAGCGCTTCGCACATCAAGGCATAAATGCGCGGATCGGGCTTCCGGATCCCGAGTTTCGAACTTTCAATCAGGTGGTCGAACTGGTCGAACACGGCCGCAAGCTCTTTTGCCTTCGCGTCGTCGTTCGTCATCGAGGCGCCCTTGCCGATCGGGGCATTGTTGGTGATGCAGCCGACCTTGCCCTTCGTCTTGCAGACCTTCAGCGCGTTGACGACGCGCGGCCGCAGGCTGCCGGACAGCAATCCGAGTATATCCTTGCCCGGCACATCATGGCCGAGCGCGTTGGCTTCGGCGCGGAACAGACCGTCGAACCTGGCGGCATCGACTTCGCTGCGCTCCAGCAGGGCCCAGGCGTTTTCGAGCGGGTTCACGGCGTTGACCGAACGGATGAAGTCCTTCGGCAGGCCCTTTTCGGCCTCATACCGGTTGAACGCTTCGAAGGGAGAGGAGGTGAAGACACCGCCGAAATCCCAGATGATGGCTTGGAAGGTACGTGTCATGGCCGCTTGCTAGCCGTTCGGCGCGGCCATTTCAAACCTTGATTTTTCTGTCCCGATTCTGGCGCCCTGCCCTTGCAGGCGCGGGCTGGCGCAGTAGTGTCCCGGCGCGAGACAAAAGGGAGAAAATCATGGGCGTCCTGGACGGAAAAGTCGTACTGATCACCGGCGGCGGCAACGGCATCGGCAAGGAGTGCGCCCTGCTGGCGGCGCGCCAGGGCGCGAAAGTCGTCGTCAACGACCTCGGCGGCAGCCTCAAGGGCGACGAGGAAGGCTCGGCCGGTCCGGCAGAAGCTGTCGCTGCGGAAATCCGCAAGGCCGGCGGCGAGGCTGTCTCCAACTCCGAAAGCGTCACCGACTACAAGGCGGTTTCCGGCATGGTGACCCAAGCCATGGACACGTTCGGCCGTCTCGACGCGGTCATCAACCCGGCCGGCATCCTGCGCGACGGCATGTTCCACAAGATGAGCGAAAGCGACTGGAAAGCGGTCATCGACGTTCACCTGCATGGCTCGTTCAACGTCACCCGCGCCACCATCGAGCACTTCCGCGAGAAGGAAGCGGGCTCGTATGTCCTGTTCACGTCGACCACCGGCCTGATCGGCAATATCGGTCAGGCGAACTACGGCGCCGCCAAGCTCGGCATTGCCGGCCTCAGCCGCATCATCGCGATGGAAGGCGCCGCCAAGAACGTGCGCTCGAACATCATCGCCCCGTTCGCCTGGACCCGCATGATCGCGTCCATCCCGGTGAAGGATGAAGCGGGCGCGCAGCGCGTGCAGCGGATGAAGGACGGCATGCGCGCCGATCAGGTTGCGCAGCTCGCCGTTGCGCTTTGCGCCGACACGGCCTCCCAGGTCAGCGGCCAGATCTTTGGCGTGCGCGGCAATGAAGTCATCCTGTTCGACCAGCCGCGCCCGGTGAAGACGTTGGCGCGCCTTGAAGGCTGGACCCCGGACTCGCTGATCGATCATTGCTTCCCGGCGATGAATGGCAGCTTCACCGATCTCGGCGCGACGGCGAGCGTGTTCCCTTACGACCCGGTTTAGGCGTAGCACCGGCGTCCGGCGCAGCGAGGGCTGGCCGGGTGGTTCAGGTCGGGCGGGATTTCATTCCGCCGGATGCGCCATGCCGTGAGGGTGGATGGCGGGATTTTATCCCGCCCTACGAAGTGTTGGGGGTCAAAAGAGTCCCTGATTCCTTACCGGGGCGATCGCAGTGCGATCGCTGGTCCCGGCAAGCCCCCGTGAGGCGGGGGGACATGGCGTCGCACGGGGGCTCAATGCTGAGACAGGTCGGGACGCTTGTGGACCAGACGGGATGGTCGAAACGGGGCCGCGTCAGCGCGAGCGGATCGGGCGCAGGCGTGTGCATCACGTCGCCGCGGTGGACGATGCGCACACCGCCCCACCAGCTGACGCCGAGCAGGAAGCCGGTGCGCTTCTCGCGCTGCAGGGCGAGCCAGGCGGCTTTCAGCTGCCAATAGAGGATCGGCCAGAAGAACGGGTGCACGGCGTCGAAGAGACGCCGGAAGTGCACGTAGTTCCGTATGCTGAGGAAAGCCGACATCTGCGCAGTATAGACTGGCTGCGGACCCGGCCGGATTGGAAACGCGCAAAAAAGTTCAGCGCCGTGTCATCCCGGCAACAGCCGGGACCCCGAAGACCTTGAACGGCTTGGATTTCTGGGTCCCGGCTGTCGCCGGGATGACACGAAGAAAGTTTGCGGCTTGCCCCGGTTTCGTTGCACAAGGGCGAACTTGTGCAACAAAAACCGGCTACTGCGGCGTGATCACTGTGGGCCCGCCGTCATCCTCGACGGACGCTTCAGGTTCAGCCTCGACCGGGGCCACTTCCTCCGCAGGCGGATCAACGGGCTCCGCGCCGGGCTCGGTCAGAGGTTCGGTTTCGAATGTCTCGTCGGCCGAGTTGAGAATGTCGGTGAGCGCGTCATTGGCATTCACCTCGGGCGCGGCCTCCGGTTCGACACCGATCGCTTCCGCGCCCTCGTCCGGGGCTTCCGGCAGGTCTTCGAACACCGGCGCTTCAGGCTTAGGCTGGCCCGGTTCAGGTTTCGGCAGGTTGGAGCGGAAGTCGTCGCCCAGCACGCAGGCCGCATAGCCCTCGTTCGCCACCACACGCATGCGCGACTGGATCGAGCCGGTCCGCTTGCGCACATAAGGGCCTGGCTTGTCGGCGCTCCATTTGTTCGGGGACGGAAGGACGGCGGCGAGGCGGGCAGCCTCCAGCGGTGTCAGGTCAGCGGCCGACTTGCCGAACCGCGCCTGCGCGGCCGCTTCTGCGCCGAACAATCCGTCGCCCCATTCGGCGACGTTGAGATAGACTTCCATGATCCGGCGCTTGCCCCACACGGTCTCGATCACATAGGTCATCCAGGCTTCGCCGGCCTTGCGGGGCATGCCGCCGCCGTTCCAGAAGAACACGTTTTTCGCCGTCTGCTGGCTGATCGTCGATCCGCCGCGACGCTTCTTGCCGTCATGCTTCTTGTTGTATTCGCGCGCCTTCTCGATGGCGTCCCAGTCGATGCCGCCGTGCTCACAGAACTTCGCATCCTCCGCGCTGATCACGGCGAGCACGAGGTTGGGCGAAATCTTGCTCAGCGGCACCCAGTCCTGCTGGACCTTCTGGCCTTCGCCAGAGCGCTGGATCATCAGGATCGTGCCGGGCGATGGCAGCAGCGCCAATGCCAGTGCGTACACGTGGAACAGGGCGAACGCCGCCACGCCGGCCTGCACCACGCCGACGGCGATACGCCGCCAGAGGGGCACGTCGCGCTTGGGCTTGCCCGGCTCCGGCGCCGGGGCCGGCGTATCTGCGGCAGGTTGGAAAATGTCGTCGCTCATGCCCCGAGATCCCATTCTTCCTGCACGCTCGTATCCTGCTCCGCGCCCCGGCGCAGCGCCTTTTCAGCAGCAAACCGGGCGGCATCAAGGCGGGCGAGCGCCGACGCGGCCGCCCCGCGCACCAGCGGCGAGGCATCGTCCAGCAACGGCAACAGGCGCGGCGCCAACGCCGGCTGCCCGCTATTGCCGATCGCAATGCAGACGTTGCGCACGAACCGGTCGCGGCCCGTCCGCTTGACCGGCGAGCCGGAGAACACTTCCCGGAAGGCCGCTTCGTCCAGCGCTGCCAGTTCGTCGAGCCCCGGCGTCTTGAGCTCCGCCCGGGCAAACAGCGCCGCCTCGGACGCGTGCGAGGCAAACTTGTTCCAAGGGCAGACGGCGAGGCAATCATCGCAGCCGTAGATGCGGTTGCCCATCGCGGCGCGGAACTCGCGTGGGATCGGGCCAGAATGTTCGATGGTGAGGTAGGAGATGCAGCGGCGCGCATCGAGTTGGTAGGGCGCCGGGAAGGCCGCCGTCGGGCAGATGTCGAGGCAGGCGCGGCAGCTGCCGCAATGATCGGGCTCGGCCTGGTCTGGCTCAAGCGCCGCCGCCGTCAGCACCGTGCCGAGGAAGAACCAGCTGCCGAGGTCGCGGCTGACGAGGTTGGTATGCTTGCCCTGCCAGCCAAGTCCGGCCTTCGCCGCCAGCGGCTTTTCCATCAGCGGCGCGGTGTCGACGAACACTTTCACCTCCGCCCCGGTCGCGGCGGCCACCTCCCCTGCCAGCTGCTTCAGGCGGGACTTGATCACGTCGTGATAGTCGCGTCCCCGTGCATAGACGGAGATGTTGCCCGTCTCGCGCTGAGTCAGTGTCTCCAGGGGATCATGATTCGGGCCGTAGTTCATTGCGACCACGAGCGCGCTGCGGGCGCCTGCCCACATGCCGGTCGGCGCGCTGCGCCGCTCCAGCGTGTCTGCGATCCACGCCATCTCGCCGTGCCGGCCTTCGGCGACAAATTCGGCGAGGCGCGCGCCGGCCTCCCAGGCCTCGTCGGCGCGCGCGATGCCGGCCGCATCGAAGCCGAGCGCGCGGGCGCGCTGCTTCAGGAGGGTGCTCAGGGTGTCTTCGGGCGCGGGCATCGGCAGACAGATACCAGCCGCGGCGCCCGCTTGGAACGGCGCTTCAATGCGCGGCTGTGCAGGCCGCCGTGAGGCGCCCGACCTGCGCGAGCCAGTCTTCGGCGCGCGCCTGTGTCTGGAAGGGAATGGTATGGTCGCCGACACGGTCGGGCGTCTCCTCGAGATCGCCCGCTTCGATGCAGGCGCTGCCATCCTTGCAGGCGTAGGTGAGCTCGAACCCGTTCGCCTCATCGCCTGAGATCACGCCGGTGGTTACCTGCGTGAGGGGGAGCCGCCACAGTCCCCAGGCATTGTTGCGCCCATAGCCGTGGGTCAGCCAGGCGCAGTCGCCCTTGAGGTTGTGATAGACGTAAACGTCGTCACCGGGATTTTGCCGTGGGATCACCGGGGGCTCTAGGGTCTCTTGCACGGCCAGCTGTTCCGCTTCAGGTGCCGGCGCCTTCAGCGCGCATCCGCCTAGTGTCGCTGCAGTCCCTGCCGCCAGCAAGATCATCCGCATGCGTTCCCCCATCCCGACCTGCGCCAGCTTCAGCGGCAGGCACTGAACGTCACCTGAACTCAACGCCTCACCGGCCCATGAACTGGCGAACGGCATCCGTCGACAGGGCAAACTTGGCGAACGACCAGGACCGGTCCTTGCCGAGCGCGGAAAGCGTGGCGATCAGTTGCCGGCGCGCTTCGCTGCGCGCTTCGAGCCAGGCCTCTGCCCCGCCAACCGCGAGCGCATCCTCGGTGGCCGAGGCTTGCAGGCGCACGAGTTCAGCGATCAGGCGACGGCCGGCCACGCGGTCCCAGAACGGCGCCAGCGAGAGACCCTCTCTGGCCGAAGCACGCAGCCGGTCAAGCCGCAGCGCATCCCCGATGGCGTAAAACGCCGCGGCCGTTTCCAGCACCGGCTTCTTCGTGTGCCGGGCAACCTCCACCACGACGAGGCCTTGCGAGAAGTAGCTCATCGCGCTGGCCCAGCGGGCGAGCGCATCCGGCGCGCCCTGCTTTACGAAGGCCCGCGCGTCGCGCTCGATGCGTGAGGCGGGGAAAGACGTCTGCACCGAGGCCAGCGAAGCCTTCAGCTCGTTCAGCGGCGCCTGTGTCCGCTTGACCGCTTCGCCGATGGTCTCGCCGGCGGCGGCGCGGATGAACCAGGCGGCCGCCTCGCTGACGGCATGCACCGCTTCCAGTTGCAGGTCGGCCTGCAGGCCGGCGGGCACCACGGTGTCGAGCGCAAAGATTTCGCGGCGGAAGTTCGACAGGTCGAGCACCGCGCGCGCCGCCTCCAGGCCGCGCACGGCATCGGCGGGCTCGGCGCCCGTCAGCTCGCGCAGGCGCAGCAGACCGACCGGGCCGAAGAAATCCAGCGTCCGGTTCGCCACCACGGTAGCGATGATCTCGCGGCGCAGGCGGTGGTGCGACATGGCCTTCGAGAAGCCGTCGATCGGCGGCGGGAAATAGCCCTTGAGCACCGTTTCGAACCAGGGGTCATCGGGCAGCGTCGAGGCAACGAGATCGTCGAACAGCACGATCTTCGACCAGGCAAGGATCACCGCGAGCTCGGGCCGGGTCAGCGGGTGGCCATGTTCCTTGCGGGCCTGCATCGCCGTCGTCGACGGCAGTCCTTCCAGCGCGCGGTTCAGGACGCCGCGTTCTTCCAGATAGACCATCGCCCGTTCGAGCGCTTCGTGATCGGCGACGGCGGTGGCGCTGATCAGCGTCAAGGCGTTCGACTGGTCGTAATTGTGCTTCAGCACATGCGCGGCGACGTCGTCGGTCATCTGCGCCAGGAGCGCATTGCGGTCCGGCTCCTTGAGCGTGCCGAGGCGGATCGCTTCGGCGGCGAGGATCTTGATGTTCACTTCATGGTCGGACGAATCGACGCCGGCCGAGTTGTCGATGGCGTCCGTGTTGAGGCGCCCGCCCGCCAGCGCGAACTCGATGCGGCCCGCCTGCGTGAGGCCGAGGTTTGCGCCCTCGCCGATCACCTTGGCTTTCAACTCGCGGCCATTGACGCGCACGCTGTCATTGGCGCGGTCACCGACATCCGCGTGGCTTTCGCTGGCGGCCTTCACGTAGGTGCCGATGCCGCCGAACCAGAGAAGGTCCGCTTCTGCCTTGAGCAGGGCGTTGATCAGCTCATCCGGCGTGACCGCATCCTTGGCGAGGCCGGTCAGCGCTTTCACTTCCGGCGACAGCGGAATCGACTTGGCAGAGCGTGCGAATATGCCGCCGCCTTTTGAGATCAGCTTCGCGTCGTAGTCCGCCCAGGTGGAGCGTGGCAGGTCGAACATGCGCTGGCGTTCGGCCAGGGCCTTCGCCGGATCATCCGGGTTCGGATCAAGGAAGATGTGCATGTGGTTGAACGCCGCGATCAGGCGGATCTCGGGCGACAGCAACATGCCGTTGCCGAAAACGTCGCCGGACATGTCGCCGACACCGATCACCGTGAAGGGCTCTGTCTGGATGTCGCGGCCCATTTCGCGGAAGTGGCGCTTGACCGCTTCCCAGGCGCCGCGCGCCGTAATGCCCATCTTCTTGTGGTCATAGCCGGCCGAGCCGCCAGAGGCGAACGCGTCGCCGAGCCAGTGGCCCTTCTCGAGGCTGATGGCGTTGGCGGTGTCGGAGAAGGTTGCCGTGCCCTTGTCGGCGGCGACCACGAGGTAGGGATCCTCGCCGTCCCAGACCACAACATCCTGCGGCGGGACAAGCTTGCCCTTCACGAGGTTGTCGGTGAGGCCCAGCAGAGCGGTGATGAACTGCTTGTAGGCATCGCGGCCGCTTTCGAACCAGCTCGGATCCGTCCGCGGAGGAAGTTGTTTCGGATAGAACCCGCCCTTCGAGCCGACGGGCACGATGACCGCGTTCTTCACCTGCTGCGCCTTCACGAGACCCAGCACCTCGGTGCGGTAATCAGACGGGCGGTCCGACCAGCGCAGGCCGCCGCGCGCGACCGGTCCGAAGCGCAGGTGGACGCCTTCGACCTTCGGGCTCGACATGAAGATTTCGCGGAAGGGCTTTGGCTCCGGCAGGTCAGCGAGTTCGCGGCTCGCCACCTTGAAGCTGATCCAGTCGCGCGGCTCGCCGTCTTCGCTCAACTGGTAGAAGTTGGTGCGCTGGATCGCTCGCACGAGCGCGAACAGCCGGCGTAGCACGATGTCGTCGGTGAGGCTGGCGACATTCTTCATCACGTCCTCGAAGTCGGACGCCAGCTGGGCTTCAACCTTGCTGCGGGCCTCGAGCGTCTTGTGCGCCTTCGGATCGAACCGGGCGGCGAACAGGTCAAGCAGGCGCCGAGTGGCGGCCGGATAGTTCGCCAGCGCCGCTTCCTGGACTTCCTGCGGCTGGTCCATCCCGCTCTGGCGCCGGTAGGCCGCCAGCGCGCGGATCAGCGCGGCTTCGCGCCAGGTGGCGCCGGCCGACAGCACGAGCCGGTTGAAGCCGTCATCATCCGCCTTGCCGCTCCAGACTGCGATGAAGGCATCTTCGAGCGCATGGCCGACCTGTTTCAGGGCCAGCGCGGAGCCGTCTGCTGTTTCCATGGACAGCGAGTGGATCCAGTAGATATCCGGCGCATCGGCGACCGGCTTGACCGGCGGGCGCACCGGATAGCCCGTCTCGAAATGCACGAACAGGCCGAGATTTTCGAACACCGGCACGCAGCGCGACAGGGCAATCGCGCCGTCCCGCGCGAAGATCTTTACACGGATTTTCGAGAGATCATCGGTTTCGCGCCGATAGGCGCGCGCAACCATTGGCCGGCCGGCGCTGAGCGCGGCCATGCTGGTGACGTCCTTCAGCGCTTCTTCCGGGCTGAACGCTTCGCGGTAGGCGGCGTTGAAGGCGCCGATGAAGGCACGGGCCCCTTCCCGGTCGGCGCCGGTGAGGTCTGATTCCATCAGCTGGTCGCGGAAACCCTGGTCCCAGGTACGTGCCAGCGTGGCGATGCGTTGTTCGATCTCCTCGGCGTCCGGCTCCGGATGGCCGGGCGACAGGCCGATCTCGAAATGCACGCGCGCCAGCGGGCCGGCATCGAAATAGGGCTGGAACGAACGCAGCGTGCCCCGGTAGGCTTCGGTCAGAACCGCGCCGATGCGCTGGCGCAGCGCCGTGTCGTAGGACTCGCGCGGCACGAAGACGAGCGCCGTGACAAACCGGTCGAACTCGTCGCGCCGCAGGAAAACCTTCGTGCGCGGGCGCCCGATGAGGTGCAGCGCGCCCATGATCATCGGACCTAGCCGCGTCGAGCGCGTCTGGAAAAGCTCGTCGCGCGGCCAGGTCTCGATCAGGTTGGCCAGCGCCTTTTCGGTATGCCCGCCGGGCGCGGCGCCCGAGGCGGTCATGATCTTCTGCACCCGCCGGCGCATGAACGGGATCGAGCGCGCCGTCTCGTCATAGGCTTCCGCCGTGAAGAGACCGAGGAAACGGACCTCGCCGTTCACCCGGCCCTGCGCGTCATATTTCTTGATGCCGATATAGTCGCACGGCACGCGCCGGTGCACCCGGCTCGGCAGGGTCGACTTGGCGATGATCAGCGGCGCCGGCTGGGCGAGGAATTCGCCGACTTCCTGGGTCAGCACCAGCGGCTCGGAATCGCGCGACAGGATGTTGAGGTTCTCGTCGCGCAGGATGCCGAGGTTCGAACCTTCAACCATCAGCGGCTCGGACGCCATCACATGGCCGTCCGCATCGGTCTCGAAATCATACTCGCGGCTGCCGAGGAAAACATAATGTTCCTTCTGCAGCCATTCGAGGAAGGCGACGGCTTCATCCCGCTCGGCCGGCTGGATGTGCTGGACGGCCGAAAGGCGCTTCATTTCGGCGCGCATGCGCGCCTGCATTGCCCGGTGGTCGGAGACGGCCCGCTGCACATCAGCCAGCGTCGTGCGCGCGCCCGCCTCGAGCAGTTCAGCCTCGCCATGCGTCAGCAGCGAGGTGTGGATCTGGATCACCGAGACCATCCGCCCGTCGGCCAGCGTGACCACCGGGTGGAACAGCGTCTTCACTTCATGGCCCTGCGCGGCGCACTCGCCGAGCAGCGAATCGACGAGGAACGGCATGTCGGGGCCGGTCGCTTCAAGCACGCCGCGCCCGAGCTGTCCCTTGGCGCCCGCCGCATGCGGCAGCACCCGCACAGCCTGCTCGCCGGCCGGCACCTGCGAGGCCCAGCTCCAGAGACCCGCCGAGAGGGCCTTGATGTCTGCGTCGGTGAGACCGGTCAGGTCCTCACCTGCGGCCTCCTGCAGGATCTGTTCGAGAACCTGGCCTTCGGGCCCGGTGGCGGCTGCGGTACGGGTCATGGATACGACTCACCTAAGGGAAATCTGATCCCTCGGGTCTACTCCCGGGCGGTGAGCGCTTCAACAATCATGGTCTGAATCAAAGCGGAAGAAACGGAAACGCGCGTTGACGTTTGCGTGCGCGTAAAGGGGGGAGAGTTCAGGCCGGAAATAAGCGGGCCCGCCGAACGGGGACATGTCCGGCGGGCCCTTCAGAATCTTCCGCAGGCTGGGTGGGGGGACGCACGCGGAAGCCTGAATTCATATTTCGGGTCGAGAACAACGATATCAATGCCGAAATCGTCTAATAAAAGTTAACGATTCGACATCTACCGGTGAACAGCCCCGTTCCTGCAAGCGCAGTCTATACAGGAAAGTCGACTGATCAACTACCGGCGGACGCATTCGTTCCCGCATCGCTGTGATGCGTTGTTCCTTGGGGGTTTCCGTCGGCCGACAGGAG
The genomic region above belongs to Acidobacteriota bacterium and contains:
- the queG gene encoding tRNA epoxyqueuosine(34) reductase QueG — encoded protein: MPAPEDTLSTLLKQRARALGFDAAGIARADEAWEAGARLAEFVAEGRHGEMAWIADTLERRSAPTGMWAGARSALVVAMNYGPNHDPLETLTQRETGNISVYARGRDYHDVIKSRLKQLAGEVAAATGAEVKVFVDTAPLMEKPLAAKAGLGWQGKHTNLVSRDLGSWFFLGTVLTAAALEPDQAEPDHCGSCRACLDICPTAAFPAPYQLDARRCISYLTIEHSGPIPREFRAAMGNRIYGCDDCLAVCPWNKFASHASEAALFARAELKTPGLDELAALDEAAFREVFSGSPVKRTGRDRFVRNVCIAIGNSGQPALAPRLLPLLDDASPLVRGAAASALARLDAARFAAEKALRRGAEQDTSVQEEWDLGA
- a CDS encoding SDR family NAD(P)-dependent oxidoreductase translates to MGVLDGKVVLITGGGNGIGKECALLAARQGAKVVVNDLGGSLKGDEEGSAGPAEAVAAEIRKAGGEAVSNSESVTDYKAVSGMVTQAMDTFGRLDAVINPAGILRDGMFHKMSESDWKAVIDVHLHGSFNVTRATIEHFREKEAGSYVLFTSTTGLIGNIGQANYGAAKLGIAGLSRIIAMEGAAKNVRSNIIAPFAWTRMIASIPVKDEAGAQRVQRMKDGMRADQVAQLAVALCADTASQVSGQIFGVRGNEVILFDQPRPVKTLARLEGWTPDSLIDHCFPAMNGSFTDLGATASVFPYDPV
- the mtgA gene encoding monofunctional biosynthetic peptidoglycan transglycosylase — encoded protein: MSDDIFQPAADTPAPAPEPGKPKRDVPLWRRIAVGVVQAGVAAFALFHVYALALALLPSPGTILMIQRSGEGQKVQQDWVPLSKISPNLVLAVISAEDAKFCEHGGIDWDAIEKAREYNKKHDGKKRRGGSTISQQTAKNVFFWNGGGMPRKAGEAWMTYVIETVWGKRRIMEVYLNVAEWGDGLFGAEAAAQARFGKSAADLTPLEAARLAAVLPSPNKWSADKPGPYVRKRTGSIQSRMRVVANEGYAACVLGDDFRSNLPKPEPGQPKPEAPVFEDLPEAPDEGAEAIGVEPEAAPEVNANDALTDILNSADETFETEPLTEPGAEPVDPPAEEVAPVEAEPEASVEDDGGPTVITPQ
- a CDS encoding NAD-glutamate dehydrogenase, with amino-acid sequence MTRTAAATGPEGQVLEQILQEAAGEDLTGLTDADIKALSAGLWSWASQVPAGEQAVRVLPHAAGAKGQLGRGVLEATGPDMPFLVDSLLGECAAQGHEVKTLFHPVVTLADGRMVSVIQIHTSLLTHGEAELLEAGARTTLADVQRAVSDHRAMQARMRAEMKRLSAVQHIQPAERDEAVAFLEWLQKEHYVFLGSREYDFETDADGHVMASEPLMVEGSNLGILRDENLNILSRDSEPLVLTQEVGEFLAQPAPLIIAKSTLPSRVHRRVPCDYIGIKKYDAQGRVNGEVRFLGLFTAEAYDETARSIPFMRRRVQKIMTASGAAPGGHTEKALANLIETWPRDELFQTRSTRLGPMIMGALHLIGRPRTKVFLRRDEFDRFVTALVFVPRESYDTALRQRIGAVLTEAYRGTLRSFQPYFDAGPLARVHFEIGLSPGHPEPDAEEIEQRIATLARTWDQGFRDQLMESDLTGADREGARAFIGAFNAAYREAFSPEEALKDVTSMAALSAGRPMVARAYRRETDDLSKIRVKIFARDGAIALSRCVPVFENLGLFVHFETGYPVRPPVKPVADAPDIYWIHSLSMETADGSALALKQVGHALEDAFIAVWSGKADDDGFNRLVLSAGATWREAALIRALAAYRRQSGMDQPQEVQEAALANYPAATRRLLDLFAARFDPKAHKTLEARSKVEAQLASDFEDVMKNVASLTDDIVLRRLFALVRAIQRTNFYQLSEDGEPRDWISFKVASRELADLPEPKPFREIFMSSPKVEGVHLRFGPVARGGLRWSDRPSDYRTEVLGLVKAQQVKNAVIVPVGSKGGFYPKQLPPRTDPSWFESGRDAYKQFITALLGLTDNLVKGKLVPPQDVVVWDGEDPYLVVAADKGTATFSDTANAISLEKGHWLGDAFASGGSAGYDHKKMGITARGAWEAVKRHFREMGRDIQTEPFTVIGVGDMSGDVFGNGMLLSPEIRLIAAFNHMHIFLDPNPDDPAKALAERQRMFDLPRSTWADYDAKLISKGGGIFARSAKSIPLSPEVKALTGLAKDAVTPDELINALLKAEADLLWFGGIGTYVKAASESHADVGDRANDSVRVNGRELKAKVIGEGANLGLTQAGRIEFALAGGRLNTDAIDNSAGVDSSDHEVNIKILAAEAIRLGTLKEPDRNALLAQMTDDVAAHVLKHNYDQSNALTLISATAVADHEALERAMVYLEERGVLNRALEGLPSTTAMQARKEHGHPLTRPELAVILAWSKIVLFDDLVASTLPDDPWFETVLKGYFPPPIDGFSKAMSHHRLRREIIATVVANRTLDFFGPVGLLRLRELTGAEPADAVRGLEAARAVLDLSNFRREIFALDTVVPAGLQADLQLEAVHAVSEAAAWFIRAAAGETIGEAVKRTQAPLNELKASLASVQTSFPASRIERDARAFVKQGAPDALARWASAMSYFSQGLVVVEVARHTKKPVLETAAAFYAIGDALRLDRLRASAREGLSLAPFWDRVAGRRLIAELVRLQASATEDALAVGGAEAWLEARSEARRQLIATLSALGKDRSWSFAKFALSTDAVRQFMGR
- a CDS encoding HAD-IA family hydrolase, whose amino-acid sequence is MTRTFQAIIWDFGGVFTSSPFEAFNRYEAEKGLPKDFIRSVNAVNPLENAWALLERSEVDAARFDGLFRAEANALGHDVPGKDILGLLSGSLRPRVVNALKVCKTKGKVGCITNNAPIGKGASMTNDDAKAKELAAVFDQFDHLIESSKLGIRKPDPRIYALMCEALDVDPTACVYLDDLGINLKPAREMGMETIKVISEEQLLTDLEAVTGYALR